Below is a genomic region from Raphanus sativus cultivar WK10039 chromosome 4, ASM80110v3, whole genome shotgun sequence.
AGGCAGCTTTCTTGTTCAGAATACCCAAAGGAGCATTCGGCCGATTAGAACTCTTGGCACTTCGGTTCGTTTTCATGACCTCCTTGGCACGAGAAGCTTCGATTCGCGAGTTTGCCTCTGTCCTCGGGTTTGTCTCCGTCGCCTCTATTGCCATGAGCTCATCCCCCAATAGATCATCATCTTGAATCTCACACTCCATCGTACCATCATCCTGCTGCTCAACAATCTCCATATCCTCTAGTGCCCCGATGATTTGATTATTCTCTAACCCATTAAGCTCCACCTGAAGACTAGCTGGTGAGAATGTTAAAGTCCGAGCAAGGCTTCTAATCGTAACATTAGCTAGTTGATCAGTAGAAGTAGCTGTTGGCGTAACAATAGTACTCGCTAGGCGTTTGGGCTTAGGTTCCTCCTCCCTCCTCTGATCATTGATGGGTCTCTTGTCCTTGCTCTTATTAAACTTGGGGCGTCTTTCATCAGCTCTTGAAGTCTCTGATTGTTCATAGGGAACAACCTCTTTTGCGCCTGGCATCATGTTCTTCTTATCTCCCATATGTAGAGGCCTGTTTTTCTTTTCCCGCCAGACGCCTTCCGGTTTGCGGTCATACGGTCTACCCCCATGGCGAGAGTAGTTGATATGACTCTCCTTCCGTTCATCTCTTCCCCTGATGATTCGGTCTCTATGCGAGCTCTGATTAGCTCCATATCCGCGTTTTTTCTCCACATTAGCAGGCTGATATCGGTCACTCTCCGCAGCGTAGGAGTATGGTCGTTGAATCCGATCATGGATTCGCGAAAACTGCCTCACATCAGTGTTCGATTGTTGATTTCCCAGTAGTGGTTGATAAGAAAAGTGATAATCATTATTCCTTGCATTCCCCAGCAAAGGCTGAGTGATTCGTTGATCAGCAGGCAATTGAACTCGAGTAAACACATCACCACGGTTACTGAGTGATTGATCTACCTCCTTAGTCGGACATTGAGCCTTCTCATGTGTCATGAAACCACATTCTGTGCAATGCTTGAACAGCATCTCGTACTTGAACTCAATGGTAACTTCCTCTCCTTCTGCATTTTCTGCCTTTCTTGAGAACTTTAACGGACGTCTTGAGTCAATATCTATCAATAACCTCCCCCCATAAAGGTCAATTGTATCAACATGGCCAAGTCTTCCTCCTATATTCCTCAGGTTCCTGTCCGTCCAGAGATGTAGCGGAATGCCGATAATCCTAACCCAAAAAGGAACAATCCAAGGGTAGTCATCGTGGACAATAGGCTCCCATCGTACCAACACGAACATGCAGTAGTTATAGTGAAATGGCCCCTGTCGAAGCACGAAGTTAAGATCATCTTCACAGGTGAAATTGAAAAGGAACTTGCCATTTCCCAAGTCATTGGCAGTAATCTTATCCTGAAGTCCCCATTGTTGAGGCATCTTCTGTAGAAGCTTCTCGACATCTTGTTTTTTGGGATTTAAGACTTTCCCAATAAGAGACATACGATACTCTTTGATAACAAATGCTTCATCCTGTTCCGTTAGTTGAATCGGagcatcatcatcttcatatgAAATTCCTTTGCCCTTGATATCCGCCGTATGGGCAGATTTGAACCGAGCATATGATCCCATATAATCGGAGATTAGAATCACAGTCTATTATTGTAACAGAGAAGTCGTCGTTCCGCCGTAGCAATCTCTTTTCAAAGGAAACAGAGATTATGAACCGAGCTTAAGCAAAACAGAATGAACCGTGAAGCTTCCTAGCAGAACCCGTACAGAGCAATCAGATCGTGCGGGAACAGGTCTTGTTGTGAGATTATCAATCGTCAAAGGACGTATTGATGATGAGACTATCGAAGTTTCAAAGGAAGCTTCAATGTAGGAACACGTACTGCAGATCAAACTATAAGGTTATAGCTTGATGGGTACGCAACTGATCGTCCGAGAGACAGCGAAGCCGAGGGGTCGGAGAGAGTGATCGGAACCCTCCCTGGCGATGAGGAGACAGGCACGGGCACCGTCGGGGTGCTGGATCTGCTTCAGGACGCCGGGATCTTCAGATCGCCATTGAGATCACCTTAGGAGCGGCTAGGGTTTTCTTCCTTGCACGTTTTTGGACAGAGAATATTTATGCCTTGTTTTTTACCCCaaaaatcaacatttttatttgcaatttttttatttgactaAGGGACCCCCTTGAGAAAGAAAACAATCACCAAGTCTGGTATAGTTGATTAGTGGTATCATCAAAagtgtatttataaaatttcccCTTAAATATAAGTGTAAAATTCTTTAAAAGACCATCATGTGCTTACAGCTTACACAAGTCGTATTTGTTAACTTAAAATCAAAACAAGTGCGAGTCCTATGACCTGAACAAAACAAATCGAATAAAACAATCCGGATCTAATTTATCAATAACCGGAACCGGGTCAAAATCCCATTATGTGGCGATTCGTGAGAGAAAGAGCCAAGCAACTGTTCAAAAGTATCTCAAATAAGATCAAACATGGACACACCATCTCTTCCATCATTCATATCCTCTGAAACCTCCGTTTGAATTTCCTCTCTCTTCTCACACTACCAATGGGTGCTTCGTCCTCTACAGATAGTAAAGAGTTATCCGAGAAGCGAGAAATCGAAAGCCTTGCTGCTTCCACCGGCGCCCTTCCTCTTCTTCAACGATCTTTTTCCAAGCTCGCCGATGCTCAGACCAACACCGTTTCGTTCCAATCATTCAAGGTAAATAACTCACGATTTCCGATTAGGGTTTTTGATTGTTCCTTAGAGAATCTCGATTCTAATTTTTGGGATTTTGATCTCACGAAACGTCGAAATTGGATCgtgaattagggttttgatcgGATcatgaaattagggttttgagacTGAGATCGTACTGTAGATCTCTGCTTAAGCTTTATGATGAATttcatcaagttttttttttttgttttgtttcgtaTTGTAGAAAAGCTTCACCTTGAGCTTCAAGACAACTACTTGTGAAGGAGAGCAGACAGTTCCAGATTCGTTTCCGAGTTTGTTGGAGCATTTAGGACCATCTTTAGTAGATTTGTTCTTCCTCCCTGATAAAGGAGGAGGTTTGAGTTGGGTCGAGTTTGCTAGAGGTTATGTCAAATGCTGCGGAAGAATGTCTGCCTCCATGTCTTACAACACTTTGCTTAGAGTGTTTCATCTGACTGCTAAAAACGCTGGCTTTTCCTCAAAGCTTGAGTTCGAATCTGACGAAGCTGATTGTAAGATCAACGGGTCGATTTCGACTGTAGAGTTGGTTATGTTTCTGTGGATGTGTTGGACAATGTCGTGGGATGGTCGAAGCAGTAGATCCACCACCGACTTGTTTCTTCCTGATATTAGTCACTTGGTTATGTCAGCGCTTGTGTCTTGCACTGAATCTGGAGCTAGTTTGGATGTCTGGGATTCTAATGTTTTCGGTTTGGAACTCGAGCTTCCTGTCGGGAAGTTGCTGACGTGGGCTTTGACGACGATTCCAAGCCTCACTGAGTGTCTTTCTCACTTCTGCAACGCGAGACTTCAACATTGTTTAAATGCAGAGGTATTCTTTTCTTTACTTGTTGCTTCTCATTTAACCATAAGGTGTTTGCTAAAAGTGGATTTACAGGATGGATCTGGGCCTTCGAAGTCTGCCACTGGAGATGATTCTGCGTCCAAGTCATGTGAAAACACTCTTCTCACATGTGGAAGGGCATGGGCGATTTCTTTGACGTCCAAGAACACGTTAAGTGAGGAGATCTTGAGCTCATGCTTTCCCTGCAATAGCGATGAAACCAATGAAAATCTTCTTTACCGGTAATCCCACTGTCATGCTTCTGTGAGAGTCTTGTCTCTCTATTGTGTACTTAAGTCTTAAGGTGGTGTTCTATGTTCATCTGTCTTTCAGCTCATACCATCATGGGAAAGGCATGAATCGATTGTGGGACAACGTTCAAGGGTATCATGCTCCGATACTATTGATAGTTTCTGCAAGTGGAGGAGTTGATCATGAGGGTACCTCAAGCGAGAGGAAGTGGGTCATTGGTGCAATCCTGCAGCAGGGTTTTGAGAACAGAGATACATTTTACGGAAGCTCTGGGAACTTGTTCTCCATTAGTCCTGTCTTTCACGCATTCTCATCTTCAGGTACTACTGcacagatttaaaaaaaaaactcatccgCGTGATCAGTTGTTTTGCATTAGTATAGTCTTTAATGGTTTTGTGTTCAACTTCAGGGAAAGAGAAAAACTTTGCATATAGCCATCTTCATCCCTCTGGTAGAGTCTATGATGCAAACCCAAAACCTGTTGGAATTGGTTTTGGGGGAACACAAGGAAACGAGAGAATTTTCATAGACGAAGACTTTGCTAAGATCACAATCCGTCATCATGCAGTTGATAAAACTTACCAGCCTGGCTCCCTCTTCCCAAACCAGGTAACACACAAGTGCtggtctatatatatatgtgtgtttcaAGTTCTGTGGTCTTGGATCTTTAATAACATGTGTTGTTGTACGTTATTTGCCGCTGCAGGGTTATTTACCAGTAGAGGCTTTGGTGTCAGATGTTGAAGCATGGGCATTAGGTGGAAAAGCAGCTAAGGAAGTTCAAGAAGCAtacaagaaaagagaagagCTTTTCACCGACCAACGTCGAAAGGTAAAGAAAAGAGCAATAAGATCTGTTATGCAAATGCTGCAAAGGACTTGCAAGTTTGACAAGTTGTTTGAATGTATCTGCAGATTGATTTGAAGACGTTTACGAATTGGGAAGATTCACCTGAGAAAATGATGATGGATATGATGGGGAATCCTAATGCTCCGGCAAGAGAAGAGAGGTAATGAATGAGTGAGAGGGGCCAATACTGGTTTGGTATTATTTATGCACATACGTTTTCTCAATAGAGGTTTTGTCtgtaaaaaatatacatgtgaAGAAACTCATTTGCTGTTTGCTTAAGTTATGTATTACTATTATCGTTGCCAAAACTCGAAGCAGAGTGTTGATTTGAGATTTACTAATaaaaatgcttttttttttcctctgatCCAGTACCCTAGGTTTAGTACTGAGTACAGTTTTAAAGCATCCGTTTAAGTTGCTATTAAATAATGAAAGAGTTAAATTAATAGATGTATGTATACATTGGAACAAAACTCAATTCTAGTTTCTACATCCCCTGtttttgaagaaaaacaaaaagttcGAGATGCTTTTACACATTGAATCCACATGCTCTTGACCAGCAAACTAGTTTATTCAAAGTGCATAATTAACTAGCAAAATCTccattaaaacaatatatgtaTCAGATAAAAAAGTCTCCATTAAAGCAAAATCTccattaaaacaatatatgtaTCAGATAATTAACTTGACAAACATGAATTCTCGCTTTTAAGCTCAAGAACAACGCTAAAACAATATATGTATCAGATCGGATGCAAAATATCTAAAGTATCACAAGGACATCTACGGTTTTTCAAAGCCTTGTCTGCATACTTCTATGTGCTTTAAGTTTATTCCTAGAAGCACCAGTATGTTGGCTCATCTTCTTGTAAAACAAAGCCTCACCAGCCTCTTATTGAGAAAAGAAAGACATGAATTATAAACTTCATGGCTTCTGATCAAAAAGTTCATACATTTCAGGTTcacataaagaaagaaacaatacAGATGTATCTATCCCAATCAAGAGTTATACATTCCCAAAGCTAGACATGCCAACAGAACAACAAGAGTAAACCCAAATCAAGCGAGAGCATCATTGCTTCTTGTCTTCTGCTTTCCTCGGCTGCAAAAAaacaaccaaaccaaaacacatAAAGGTCAGTGAACTCAGTACACAGACATGTAAATCCAAACACAAAACGGACCTTGACACCAGGAGCTTCTTGGTGAATCTCTTCCTCAGGGATGATGACAGGCCACTGCTCCCCGGCTTCACGGAACATCTGCTCTGTCTCAAGATACTGCCCTTTGTCAAGAATCATCTTCCTGATGGACTGAGCTGACGTGGCCGCCGCATCGAAAGCTTCCTCAACACCGTTAACGAACGTGACGCTGATCTGCGGTGGCTGATCGTCTGTTCTGCGTTTCACCAGAACCTGACAGTTAGGGTTCGACTCTTTGGCCTTCCTCGCGTTGCACTGAGCCAAGAACTCGACGCAAGAGGCGAGTCTTGGATCTAATGTGTTGAACTCAATCTTTACTTTTGATAGGAACTTCAACATCCTCTTCTCAAACCTAAATAAAAACCATTAATAACAAATCATCGTGAATCGAAGATCTGAAGATGATGATTTGTTTTCTACCAAAAATCTGGTAATTGTTCCAAATGATTCGTGTGATAAACCTAATAAAATTGCTATGTATAAGAAACTAAGATTTTTGGGTGAGAGGAGATCTCGGACTTACACAGGTCGACGGGAGCTCTCCGGCGAGAATCGCTTAAAGGGAAAATGCAGAAGAAAGCGATGCAGGTGAGAGAAGACGGAAGAAAGGGTTTTGGGCTTTCGACTGTAAAACGACGATACTACCCTTACTCTTATCCTCCTTTGCTTCGGTTTGGTTCGTTTTTCTACTGGAGAAAAACAAATTGAGAATCATTCTTACAGTTTGAGATATCcagatgtctttttttttttgtcaactatccAAATGTCGTTAATAGAATTTTTCTTAcgattcataaaaaaaaaatagattgtttcgatctaaatataaattatatttttatcaaaactaACTATCAAATTAACTAGTAGCgtgcaaataatatttttcattcttcttttcttaGATAAAAAGTACAAATtatctaatatgattaacaaTATATGACAATTAGtagtttttaataataaaatttcgataaaaattattgtatctttcatcatttttgtttaatttaatattattaaaaaaaattaatcaattaTATTTACCATAtagtcaaaattttaaaattttcttatacgttatattttaatttttttaaaacgacaTTAAATTATTCAAACTGTTAATATTCTTACATTAAAATTTGTTagtaatgatttttttgttataacaatatataaataataataaaatcatatgaacatgaattttgaaaaatcttCAATTCAATTCTAAGGATTCTAAAGGAGTACAAAGTGATATCGGATCAGCAGATAAATTATGATCTCATTATGCCTAGATTATGTATCTCTAAAATACTCCGTAGTTCCTGTCTTATGGATTCTTCAATCTTGTGATCGAATTGAATCaatgatttttcaaaatttattttctgaCCCGATATCACTTCGTACTCCTTTAGAATCCTCAGAATTGAATAGaagatttttcaaaattcatgttcatatgattttattattatttatatattattatagcagaaaaataaatcattaataacaaattttaatgtgaaaattaaacagttttaataatttaacgttgttttaaaatattcaaaatataacgtaaatgaaagttttaaatttgtattaaatgataaatataacgtcattttattatatgataaatacaatgacaaataatcaaaatcatCTAATTCTATAGAAAAGCTGACAAATAAGTagaatcacttcataaataatagtatagatcaaCGAGTATTACAAATTTTagcaataattttatagttttgttcatgttacatttattttagtaatattaagttgtttattttatttatttattattttttaaaggaaatatgtttctcttttatatCACTGAATTATTTTACCAATTAAATAATATGAATTCACAGAGTACAATCTCATTTCTAGATATATATAATTGGAAAAATGGTTGTTGACTACATGAAGTCTTGACCATCCCATGGATAACCATTCAAACTAAATTGATATACATCCAGTTAGACGAAATATATTTTATGCTTGACAACATCTCTCAACTTAATGatgttatgtaattaacatCAACAAGTTATTTTATTCATCCAAAACTGATATGGATATGAGAGAccttttaatatgttttatcaATTAAAGTATGATTAATCCGACcgtattttaattaaaattaaattttaatccgGTTTTTAAAAGCGTgagaatatttttaacaaaatcaaatttacaaaatcaatttgTTTTAACATTTATGATAAGtagtgttttaacatttttattttactttattttaaaactatataactatattgtttttgttaaatatgaaagttatataagatattatttaattttatttttttccaattatttttacatgttttgttatgaattttgataaaatttatttagtttgtttgattaattgtgtgatctatatttatttgatatttaattataaaacttatttgaCGTCAATTTATTGactttaacattttatttgtttaaaacatATTTGATGTCAACTTAAACTAAACATAATCTTGcgtatataattattaattttattcttttagGAATAACATATTCTATGAATATGAATTTGTTATGAAAGTTTTACTAAGTTTAATTGAACGTAatttttgtttaagaaaatataaataaaataattaactgttttaattaactttatattaaacaaaattttattaaagtattgattttttaatttagattttgttaaaaatattcttacGCTTTAAAACACggattaaaatataatttatgttagaTTACCTTCAGATatgtgatattttaatttataaaacgaGAGATTTAAGCGGTCTCTGACATCCAAATCAAATTTGTATTATTAACTATATAACATCATTAAGTTAAAAAATGTTGTCACACATAACATATAATTTGTGTAGCTACGTATACAAGTCTACgtataaattaatttagtttgcATGGTTAGTAATATGATGACCAATACTTTATGTGGTCAAcaatcatttcttttatttttatattatatttctactttaaaacatttttctatttttgattaatCTAAAATATCCTGAATCTATGAAAAAAGCGATGACTAATTTTCAACGGGAAATGCAATCCGCTGAAAACCATAATAATGTCTAAAACATCATCTCATATCTTCATTGCCATATAGGTTTAGTGTCATGGGTCTGTCATGGGACGGTTCAAATCCGAGCTTTGTTGTTTGCTTGGCAAATCACGAAgaaaattttctgtttttttctgtcAACAACTTTATTTCAttcaattttgaaaaacaatacAATGGCTTAAGTGGGGAGCCAAGTTATTACATATTGTTGGTTCGATTTCCTAGCTCTCTTTGCTAACTAATCAACATGATGTACTAGATTTCTAGGAACATGTTTAAAAGAGAAAGCGCTTAGCTTGGAAAGATCAAAAATATCTTGCACCACCATGGAAGCTTCATTGCACGGAGCATTCTTGTTCTTTGCGTGAATCTCCAAACTTTTAAATAGTTGAGCATTCTCTCATAGAATTAAGACTTCTTTGTAGTGTAGTCTATGCAAGTGTTGAACAGCTAGCAACATTTCCATTGCCTCGGCTTCAAATACTGAATTTGTTGGTTCAATTGCTGAGCTTCCCTGCATAATGAGAGTGCTTTGTCGACTGTATAATGACCACCCTATTCCTGCTGTTTCATTTACAGACTTCCAGGAAGCATCTGCAATGCAGTAAAGCGTTGACTCTTGTGGGAGGATATCAATGATGGATTGCGGTTGGGTTCTAACATGAGTTTTTATGACAGATTCATCTTGAAGCATGGCTTCCTCCCAGAAATTCATATCCGTGATAGCCGCTTTGATGACCTGTACAATATGTTTACGGTTATTATCAAATACTAACATATTCCCCATCTTCCATATTCTCCACCCTATGAACCAAGCTAGACTACCCTCTGACTCTCTTTACTATCATTTATCACGTTTTGGAAAAAAGTGCAAGAGATTAATGCCAGGGCCTAAGCTTTGGGAGAAATCTGAACAAGCCAACTGTCATATTTCTTTGGATATACGACATTCATATATCAGGTGAGATATTGATTCAATACCTTCCCCACATAGTTGGCATTCATGATTAATTCTGCATCCTCTTTTCCGTAAGTTATCTGCAACTGGCAAACCATTGTGGAGCACCTTCCACCAGAAGATTTTGAGCTTAGGTGGTAATTTTAGTGTCCATAGCTTATgaataattaatttgatttcGCAATTGCAAGAAAGGAGAAGGTAGAACCTGATTTTGTTGTGCATTCTCGTCATTCATCTGCCTTTGTACATAGTAGTCGGGCTTAACTATATATGAGCATGTCTTGCTGAGTTTCCAATACAGTAAGTCTTGAGAACCAGTTATACTTGGATGAAGATGCATTATCCGTTGAACATCCTCCATTTGAAAGAGTTGATGTAGAAGATGTTGGTTCTATGAGAATGTTCCTGAGGAGAATAAATATTTAACACGGAGGTTGGGATGGATAAGCATACCCGGTCCTGTTGGAGTCGCTCCTGAATCACCCAGCAGCCAACTGTCCTTCCAAACTCCGATTTGTTCTCTGTTTCCAACTGCCCAATGCATTCCTCTTTTAAGCAAAGGCTGGGTTTGGATGATACTCCTCCATGCTAAGCTAGAAGTTTGATAAGTACGTGCTTCCATAAAACTCATTTTCCTGTAATATTTGGCCTTGTATATACGTGCAAGCAAAGATAAAGAACGAGTGACTAATCTCCGGGCTTTTTTTGCAAGTAACGCCTTATTGAAAGCCATCATATCTCTGATTCCTAGTCCTCCATCTTTTTTGGAAGCCGTAATTTTATTCCAAGCTATCTACGGAATTGAGTGCTTGTCCTGAAATGCAGACCACCAAAATTTTCTCATCGCTTTTGTAATTTCATGTATTAATGTTTTCGGCAACAAAAAACATGACATAGTTTATGATGGTAAGGATGTGATAACCGCTTTTAGAAGCACTTCCTTCCCAGCAGGAAAGAGGAATTTGAAATACTAACTAtctaacttattttttattctatggACAATAAAATGGAATgcctcttttcttttcttttctttcttatttgttCAGGAAGCCCAAAATAGCGACCAAATCTTTCAATTTTGTGATACCAAAGATCTTAGAAATACTTGATTGAATCATAGAAGGTGTACATTTTCCAAAAGAAATGGCTGATTTTGCATAATTTACCTCTTGCCCCGATGTCTTTTGGTAAATGCTGAGCATACGCGAAAAGGTTATGACTTTCTTCTTCAGTTGCTTTGCAGAAGACCATCATCTGCAAAAAGTAAATGAGAGATAGGTGGACCACTCTTCGATTCCTAGAAACCATGTATCTTATGATTTTGAATATTCTGTTTAATCAATCTGGAAAGGCCTTCAGTACATATTATGTATAAATAGGGAGATATTGGATCACCTTATCGAAGCTCAAGTTGGTTTTATGATTCTTGTAGGCTCTCCATTGATTAATACTGAATAT
It encodes:
- the LOC108854936 gene encoding uncharacterized protein LOC108854936, which codes for MLKFLSKVKIEFNTLDPRLASCVEFLAQCNARKAKESNPNCQVLVKRRTDDQPPQISVTFVNGVEEAFDAAATSAQSIRKMILDKGQYLETEQMFREAGEQWPVIIPEEEIHQEAPGVKPRKAEDKKQ
- the LOC108854934 gene encoding uncharacterized protein LOC108854934, with product MGASSSTDSKELSEKREIESLAASTGALPLLQRSFSKLADAQTNTVSFQSFKKSFTLSFKTTTCEGEQTVPDSFPSLLEHLGPSLVDLFFLPDKGGGLSWVEFARGYVKCCGRMSASMSYNTLLRVFHLTAKNAGFSSKLEFESDEADCKINGSISTVELVMFLWMCWTMSWDGRSSRSTTDLFLPDISHLVMSALVSCTESGASLDVWDSNVFGLELELPVGKLLTWALTTIPSLTECLSHFCNARLQHCLNAEDGSGPSKSATGDDSASKSCENTLLTCGRAWAISLTSKNTLSEEILSSCFPCNSDETNENLLYRSYHHGKGMNRLWDNVQGYHAPILLIVSASGGVDHEGTSSERKWVIGAILQQGFENRDTFYGSSGNLFSISPVFHAFSSSGKEKNFAYSHLHPSGRVYDANPKPVGIGFGGTQGNERIFIDEDFAKITIRHHAVDKTYQPGSLFPNQGYLPVEALVSDVEAWALGGKAAKEVQEAYKKREELFTDQRRKIDLKTFTNWEDSPEKMMMDMMGNPNAPAREER
- the LOC108831938 gene encoding uncharacterized protein LOC108831938, whose product is MGSYARFKSAHTADIKGKGISYEDDDAPIQLTEQDEAFVIKEYRMSLIGKVLNPKKQDVEKLLQKMPQQWGLQDKITANDLGNGKFLFNFTCEDDLNFVLRQGPFHYNYCMFVLVRWEPIVHDDYPWIVPFWVRIIGIPLHLWTDRNLRNIGGRLGHVDTIDLYGGRLLIDIDSRRPLKFSRKAENAEGEEVTIEFKYEMLFKHCTECGFMTHEKAQCPTKEVDQSLSNRGDVFTRVQLPADQRITQPLLGNARNNDYHFSYQPLLGNQQSNTDVRQFSRIHDRIQRPYSYAAESDRYQPANVEKKRGYGANQSSHRDRIIRGRDERKESHINYSRHGGRPYDRKPEGVWREKKNRPLHMGDKKNMMPGAKEVVPYEQSETSRADERRPKFNKSKDKRPINDQRREEEPKPKRLASTIVTPTATSTDQLANVTIRSLARTLTFSPASLQVELNGLENNQIIGALEDMEIVEQQDDGTMECEIQDDDLLGDELMAIEATETNPRTEANSRIEASRAKEVMKTNRSAKSSNRPNAPLGILNKKAAFLRRGSPRARSSKPAVHKATYQDNKHRHYSKSGRSNSRHNDGLVGSKNSPKHYQ